One segment of Acinetobacter lwoffii DNA contains the following:
- a CDS encoding ParA family protein encodes MKKVVASNQKGGVGKSAIICQYAHYLNSLGLRVLVIDLDHQKNTTKALITGGAVTVANVSAFDMLTKEDQTISNPEAFTLVQATPELTAIEKNGTLHNNFATNYQKFLKSVDSLFDVCLIDTNPNPDIRQVASLIVSDYVLSPIQLNQEAIDGIGGLLKQIQAINQKLNPNLKLIGILPNIVEPTPFQKDNLKAIVQHFSKYLIKNSDGSYAFVKKTTAIAEAQAQGIPTNKLGKTSGFTAWAELKTVFESINKFMEI; translated from the coding sequence ATGAAAAAAGTTGTTGCTTCAAATCAAAAGGGCGGTGTGGGTAAATCTGCAATCATTTGCCAGTATGCACACTATTTAAATTCTTTGGGCTTGCGTGTATTAGTCATTGATCTAGACCACCAGAAGAACACTACAAAAGCATTGATTACTGGCGGGGCTGTGACTGTAGCTAATGTATCTGCATTCGACATGCTGACCAAAGAAGATCAAACTATTTCAAATCCTGAAGCCTTTACTTTGGTACAAGCAACACCAGAATTAACAGCTATTGAAAAAAATGGCACTTTGCATAACAACTTTGCCACCAATTACCAGAAGTTTTTAAAATCAGTTGATTCTTTATTTGATGTTTGCCTGATTGATACCAATCCAAATCCCGACATTCGCCAAGTAGCTTCATTAATTGTTAGTGACTATGTTTTAAGTCCAATTCAATTGAATCAGGAAGCTATTGACGGCATCGGTGGATTACTCAAGCAGATCCAAGCGATTAATCAAAAGCTAAACCCAAATTTAAAATTAATCGGCATCCTTCCGAATATTGTTGAACCAACTCCATTTCAGAAAGACAACCTAAAAGCTATTGTTCAGCATTTTTCAAAGTACCTGATCAAAAACTCAGACGGTAGCTATGCCTTCGTTAAAAAAACGACTGCAATCGCTGAAGCGCAAGCGCAAGGCATACCTACAAATAAATTGGGTAAAACTAGCGGTTTTACCGCATGGGCTGAATTAAAAACAGTTTTTGAAAGCATTAACAAGTTTATGGAGATTTAA
- a CDS encoding J domain-containing protein translates to MKHFSSVTSLDELKLQYKKLAFKNHPDRGGKTEVMQEINSEYEQLLNRIINEASKDQYQDSSENGRGFWSSRSEHSEVEKKVKQAIDAIINLDGLDIEIIGVWVWVSGDTKQHKDKLKEAGFVWNRVQCKWVFIGKKSNGRGRMTLDQMRELHGSQKVKKTRMAEERQLLTA, encoded by the coding sequence ATGAAACATTTTTCATCAGTTACATCATTAGACGAGTTAAAACTTCAGTACAAAAAACTAGCTTTTAAAAATCATCCTGATCGTGGCGGTAAAACCGAAGTTATGCAGGAGATTAACAGCGAATATGAACAGCTTTTAAATCGCATTATTAATGAAGCTTCAAAAGATCAGTATCAAGATAGTTCCGAAAATGGGCGTGGTTTCTGGTCAAGCCGTTCAGAACACTCTGAAGTTGAGAAAAAAGTAAAACAGGCTATTGATGCAATTATCAATCTGGATGGTTTAGATATTGAAATTATTGGCGTTTGGGTTTGGGTTTCTGGTGATACTAAGCAGCACAAAGACAAATTAAAAGAAGCGGGTTTTGTATGGAATCGAGTGCAATGTAAATGGGTTTTCATTGGTAAAAAATCAAATGGTCGAGGTCGAATGACTTTAGATCAAATGCGAGAGTTACACGGCAGCCAGAAAGTTAAAAAAACCAGAATGGCAGAAGAAAGACAACTTTTAACCGCTTAA
- a CDS encoding ParB/RepB/Spo0J family partition protein has protein sequence MLDLSALEGIDLGNSAPVADGTPKQIPLTDILEDPDQPRVEFPEDQMQKMVESIKARGVKTPISVKPHPTEQGKWIINYGARRFRASVMAGKETIPAFVDNDHDDYDQVMENKERLNHSPIELALFIQKKIKQGEKKNVIAKKLNEDPVFISTHLALVDMPECLSKAYDAGFKSPKTLYDLRKLWESFPEEVNAWVDESLENGQDIIRSRVQALSKKLKEPKQAEATEVDQEPQAQESQEQTAIIDDNESFNFEGDDQAEATEEPEEPEVKKLMDQSNQKEQPEAKEEDPDKIKKPLLVVIHDGRQANLMLNKKPTSLGFAWIKYEDGTEVSVDCSSLEIEYLQEA, from the coding sequence ATGTTAGATTTATCAGCTTTGGAAGGTATTGATCTAGGTAATTCTGCACCAGTAGCAGACGGAACACCTAAGCAGATTCCACTTACAGATATTCTTGAAGATCCAGATCAGCCGCGTGTTGAGTTTCCAGAAGATCAGATGCAAAAAATGGTCGAATCAATCAAGGCTCGTGGAGTTAAAACACCAATTAGTGTTAAACCCCACCCAACAGAACAAGGCAAGTGGATCATCAATTATGGAGCTAGACGTTTTAGAGCTTCAGTGATGGCTGGCAAGGAAACTATCCCTGCTTTTGTTGATAATGATCATGATGATTATGATCAAGTCATGGAGAATAAAGAACGCCTTAACCATTCACCTATTGAGCTTGCACTTTTCATCCAAAAGAAAATTAAGCAAGGTGAGAAGAAAAACGTAATCGCTAAAAAGTTAAATGAAGATCCTGTTTTCATTTCTACTCACTTAGCTTTAGTAGATATGCCAGAATGCTTATCTAAGGCTTATGATGCAGGTTTTAAATCTCCAAAGACTTTGTATGACTTACGCAAACTTTGGGAATCCTTCCCTGAAGAAGTAAACGCTTGGGTGGATGAATCTTTAGAGAATGGTCAGGACATTATCAGATCTAGAGTTCAGGCTTTATCTAAAAAGTTAAAAGAACCTAAGCAAGCTGAAGCGACTGAAGTAGATCAAGAACCACAGGCGCAAGAAAGCCAAGAGCAAACCGCCATTATTGATGATAATGAATCTTTCAATTTTGAGGGGGATGATCAAGCTGAAGCGACTGAAGAACCAGAAGAACCAGAAGTTAAAAAACTGATGGATCAATCGAATCAGAAAGAGCAGCCAGAAGCTAAAGAAGAAGATCCAGACAAAATCAAAAAACCGCTTTTAGTTGTTATTCATGACGGCCGACAAGCGAACCTGATGCTAAATAAAAAGCCTACTTCTTTGGGTTTTGCATGGATCAAATACGAAGATGGAACAGAGGTATCTGTAGATTGCAGCAGCCTTGAAATCGAGTATTTACAAGAAGCCTAA
- a CDS encoding DUF6573 family protein, protein MEQYISVYTRQQAIEDGFLVAINSLSPKLDGLAKEHYKHPICFTSALWAVVDKAVKNEKWLNDLEGVIHDILWMSRVYKTHLSPSAVRFTVIITGAGRKRNHILELHVHGGDQGEPVITIGYPEDF, encoded by the coding sequence ATGGAACAATACATTTCAGTTTACACACGTCAGCAAGCCATTGAAGATGGTTTTTTAGTTGCAATCAATTCTCTTAGTCCTAAATTAGATGGACTGGCAAAAGAACATTATAAGCATCCTATCTGTTTCACTTCTGCGCTTTGGGCGGTAGTTGATAAGGCGGTAAAAAATGAAAAATGGCTTAATGACTTAGAGGGCGTTATTCATGACATTTTATGGATGAGCCGAGTATATAAGACACACCTAAGCCCTAGTGCGGTACGTTTTACTGTGATTATCACAGGCGCAGGTCGCAAGAGAAATCATATTTTAGAATTGCACGTTCATGGTGGAGATCAAGGAGAGCCAGTCATAACAATCGGTTATCCTGAAGATTTTTAA